Proteins encoded by one window of Candidatus Odinarchaeum yellowstonii:
- a CDS encoding adenylyl-sulfate kinase, with amino-acid sequence MAVKPFAVWITGLPGSGKSVVSERLKKLLEDAGVKTEILRMDEMRRVVTPNPKYTDEERQIVYNAISYTAMMLTKNNISVIIDATGNLRRYRELARRIIPNFMEAYIKCPLKIAMKRESERKNTLSAPTGIYEGAKTGKSKSVPGLQAPYEEPVNPEITVESDKLSVEEEANLIFKKIIELFSD; translated from the coding sequence ATGGCGGTTAAACCGTTCGCAGTCTGGATTACAGGTTTACCAGGATCAGGGAAATCTGTGGTATCTGAGAGGTTGAAGAAGCTTCTAGAAGATGCAGGTGTAAAAACTGAGATACTTAGAATGGATGAAATGCGCCGAGTAGTTACACCGAATCCTAAATACACTGATGAGGAACGACAGATAGTCTACAACGCTATCTCCTATACGGCGATGATGTTAACTAAGAATAATATAAGCGTTATAATCGACGCTACAGGGAATCTTAGAAGATACCGTGAACTTGCTAGAAGAATTATACCTAATTTCATGGAAGCTTATATTAAATGCCCTTTAAAAATAGCTATGAAGAGAGAAAGCGAGAGAAAAAACACGCTTTCAGCGCCCACCGGCATATATGAGGGGGCTAAAACAGGTAAAAGTAAAAGCGTCCCCGGTCTTCAAGCACCTTACGAAGAGCCTGTTAACCCTGAAATCACTGTGGAATCAGATAAGCTTAGCGTTGAAGAGGAGGCTAATCTAATATTCAAGAAGATTATAGAGCTTTTCTCAGATTAG
- a CDS encoding aminoglycoside phosphotransferase family protein — protein MVNLDPERFQRSLLEYLSKLYKTPVRLLYLGPINKEAASSEGLKEFGYGKTLLVEFEVKGGVKSLVLSSMTENIFGHQHFSDRAQALLLAHSCFNKLPKHVKSVDVGVFTSKGGMISLGDAEEFFIVTEKVEGKLYYLDLERVKSTGVLTKLDEDRATVLADYLASIHKVKGGDPSLYVRRIRDLIGHGECLMGLTDSYPPNLDFTTPEELKEIEKKCVEYRYKIKFKTSRLCQVHGDFHPWNILFREGVDFTVIDRSRGEWGEAADDLASITINYLFYALQATGKVEGPFLKLFNLFWSRYLEATGDEEILTVIAPFYAWRGLVVASPIWYPRLENKIRRKIFTFIHNILECDKLSLREVPLMFEEM, from the coding sequence ATGGTGAATTTGGATCCTGAAAGATTCCAGCGCAGCCTGCTAGAATACTTGTCGAAATTATATAAGACACCGGTGAGATTACTATACTTAGGTCCGATTAACAAGGAAGCAGCCTCCTCAGAGGGTTTAAAAGAGTTCGGTTACGGTAAAACACTGCTAGTGGAGTTTGAAGTAAAAGGCGGTGTTAAAAGTTTAGTTTTATCCTCTATGACTGAAAACATATTCGGCCACCAGCACTTCTCCGATCGAGCGCAAGCTCTACTACTAGCTCACTCCTGTTTTAACAAGCTTCCTAAACATGTTAAATCAGTGGATGTAGGGGTTTTCACAAGTAAAGGTGGCATGATTTCTTTAGGAGACGCCGAAGAGTTTTTCATAGTAACTGAGAAAGTGGAGGGGAAACTATATTACTTAGACTTAGAGCGGGTTAAATCAACAGGTGTTTTAACTAAACTGGATGAGGATAGAGCTACTGTTTTAGCAGATTATCTGGCTTCAATTCACAAAGTGAAAGGCGGAGATCCCTCACTTTACGTTAGGCGAATAAGAGATTTAATAGGCCACGGAGAATGTCTTATGGGTTTAACAGACAGCTACCCGCCTAACCTGGATTTTACAACACCTGAGGAATTAAAAGAAATAGAGAAGAAATGCGTGGAATACAGGTATAAAATCAAGTTTAAAACGAGTCGCCTATGCCAAGTACACGGCGACTTCCATCCTTGGAATATACTATTCAGAGAGGGCGTGGATTTCACGGTAATAGATAGAAGTAGAGGAGAGTGGGGGGAGGCCGCCGACGACTTGGCTAGTATAACTATCAATTATCTGTTTTACGCTCTTCAAGCTACAGGTAAAGTTGAAGGGCCGTTTCTGAAACTCTTCAATCTTTTCTGGAGTAGATACTTGGAGGCTACAGGCGATGAAGAGATTCTTACAGTTATAGCCCCCTTCTACGCTTGGAGAGGTTTAGTAGTAGCCTCCCCTATATGGTATCCGAGACTTGAGAATAAGATTAGAAGAAAAATATTCACATTCATCCATAATATTCTAGAATGTGATAAGCTATCTTTAAGAGAAGTACCTTTAATGTTCGAAGAGATGTGA
- a CDS encoding molybdenum cofactor biosynthesis protein MoaE has product MYEGRVVGKGELSFESVLKNVKERGLANTGAIASFIGVVRPTSKTGKPVRKIYVESWREAANISLNRIARELSERPGISSVLIYHFEGELKVGEDIVYVVVAGDHRGNVFPVLTEAVERYKRESEIWKKEFFEDGESIWVEEI; this is encoded by the coding sequence ATGTATGAGGGGAGAGTTGTAGGGAAAGGCGAGTTATCTTTTGAATCAGTTCTTAAAAATGTTAAAGAGAGGGGGTTAGCGAATACAGGCGCTATCGCATCTTTTATAGGTGTGGTTAGACCGACTTCGAAGACGGGTAAACCTGTTAGAAAAATATATGTAGAGTCTTGGAGAGAAGCCGCTAATATTTCTCTTAACAGAATCGCGCGTGAATTATCTGAGAGACCGGGCATCTCAAGTGTTTTAATATATCATTTCGAAGGGGAGCTGAAAGTTGGAGAGGATATTGTATATGTTGTCGTCGCCGGTGATCATAGAGGTAACGTATTCCCCGTGTTAACTGAAGCTGTTGAAAGATATAAGCGTGAATCGGAAATCTGGAAGAAAGAGTTTTTCGAAGACGGGGAGTCTATCTGGGTTGAAGAGATTTAA
- a CDS encoding helix-turn-helix domain-containing protein, producing the protein MKLIDVFGDSGQVKLIQFILKTKGNLMNLSEIARRTNLANSTVSRLVDDLIKLGVVKEIKVGSLMRVVYLAEDHPLTRLLLDFQSKLEGLNKSGLS; encoded by the coding sequence ATGAAGTTAATAGATGTTTTCGGCGACTCAGGTCAGGTTAAATTAATTCAATTCATACTTAAAACTAAAGGTAACTTAATGAATCTTTCAGAGATCGCTAGAAGAACGAACCTAGCTAATTCAACGGTAAGCCGGCTGGTAGATGATCTAATTAAACTAGGTGTTGTCAAAGAGATCAAAGTCGGGAGCTTGATGAGAGTCGTATACTTAGCTGAAGATCACCCTTTAACTAGGCTTCTTTTAGATTTTCAATCTAAACTAGAGGGTTTAAATAAGAGTGGGTTGAGTTAA
- the pyrH gene encoding UMP kinase: MRVVLKIGGSIIKGVNENLNLKIIRDYADNIKRMIWEGYSVMVVVGGGALAREYVNYMRSLGAPESVCDEVGIDCARLNGMILIAALKEDAYPYPVQNFREVLKLLPLNKVLVLGGVQPGQSTNAVAALLAETVSADYLINLTNVDGVYDKNPLKYSDAKLLREVTTSELERILSAEPTGAGEYPLFDPLAIKIIRRSGIPTWIVNGKNPENILKILRGENIGTKILK, translated from the coding sequence ATGAGAGTTGTATTAAAGATAGGCGGCTCGATTATTAAAGGGGTGAATGAAAATTTAAACCTGAAAATTATCAGAGATTACGCTGATAACATTAAAAGAATGATCTGGGAAGGATACTCCGTTATGGTTGTGGTGGGCGGAGGGGCTTTGGCTAGAGAATACGTGAACTATATGCGCAGTCTGGGGGCTCCTGAATCCGTGTGCGATGAGGTTGGAATAGACTGCGCTAGACTTAACGGTATGATTTTAATAGCGGCTTTAAAAGAAGACGCTTACCCCTATCCTGTTCAAAATTTCAGAGAGGTTTTAAAACTTCTACCTTTAAATAAAGTCCTTGTTTTAGGGGGTGTTCAACCAGGTCAATCAACTAACGCTGTCGCAGCTCTTCTAGCGGAGACGGTTTCCGCGGATTATTTAATAAATTTAACTAACGTAGATGGAGTCTACGATAAGAATCCTTTAAAATACAGTGACGCTAAGCTTCTACGGGAGGTTACTACAAGTGAACTGGAGAGAATCCTAAGCGCTGAGCCTACAGGCGCAGGCGAGTATCCGCTCTTCGACCCTCTCGCTATTAAGATAATAAGGAGGTCGGGTATACCAACCTGGATAGTTAACGGTAAAAACCCTGAGAATATTCTTAAAATTCTACGCGGTGAAAACATAGGCACTAAGATATTAAAATGA
- the prf1 gene encoding peptide chain release factor aRF-1, whose product MSESVSLQKFRLKKLIEELKSKRGYHTELISLYIPPNKVLSDVTNQLNQEYGTASNIKSKTTRKNVLDCITKTIQRLKMITSIPENGLVIFTGAIPQNGQGSEKIEQYVITPPKPINIYKYLCSSEFYLEPLEEQLTEEESYGLIAVDRSEASFAILTGKNLQILKTITSGAPSKHDAGGQSARRFERVIEQLAHEFNVRVGEYANKLFLEVKNLKGIVIGGPGPTKNKFAEGPYLDYRLKEKILAILDIGYSDETGIKELVSRAEDIFKGVRYIEEKKLVQEFLAKISRDTDLAVYGENEVKAALNNGKAATVLISEGVDIYKITLQCPQCGYTERKSVSGKDISKFRAEINSLTCPKCNAQMSIVEEKNIIDEIGELADLTSARVEIISTDTEEGAQLLNFGGIAAILRYKSN is encoded by the coding sequence TTGTCTGAGAGCGTCTCACTTCAAAAATTCAGGTTAAAAAAATTAATCGAAGAACTTAAATCTAAGAGAGGATACCACACCGAGCTCATCTCATTGTATATACCACCTAATAAAGTGTTAAGTGATGTGACAAATCAGTTAAACCAAGAATACGGAACCGCTTCAAATATAAAATCTAAAACCACTAGAAAAAACGTTTTAGACTGTATTACTAAAACGATTCAAAGATTAAAGATGATTACTAGTATACCGGAGAACGGCTTAGTCATCTTCACAGGCGCGATACCTCAAAACGGCCAAGGCAGCGAGAAAATCGAGCAATATGTTATCACACCCCCTAAACCGATTAACATATATAAATATCTCTGTTCGAGTGAATTCTATCTTGAACCTTTAGAAGAACAGCTAACTGAAGAGGAGTCATACGGGCTTATCGCAGTAGATAGGAGTGAAGCATCCTTTGCTATTTTAACCGGTAAAAACCTTCAGATATTAAAGACTATCACATCAGGCGCCCCCAGCAAACATGACGCTGGAGGCCAGTCCGCTCGCCGTTTTGAAAGAGTTATAGAACAGTTAGCTCATGAATTTAACGTGAGAGTAGGTGAATACGCTAACAAACTTTTTTTAGAAGTTAAAAATTTGAAGGGGATCGTGATAGGCGGCCCAGGTCCTACTAAAAATAAATTCGCTGAAGGCCCATACTTAGACTACCGGCTGAAAGAGAAGATTTTAGCGATATTAGACATCGGCTACTCTGACGAAACAGGTATAAAAGAACTTGTTTCAAGAGCTGAAGACATTTTTAAAGGCGTCCGCTACATTGAGGAGAAAAAACTAGTCCAGGAATTTTTAGCAAAAATTTCGAGGGATACTGATTTAGCCGTCTACGGGGAGAATGAGGTTAAAGCTGCTTTAAATAACGGTAAAGCTGCTACTGTTCTAATATCTGAAGGTGTTGACATATATAAGATTACTCTTCAATGCCCTCAGTGCGGTTATACAGAGCGTAAAAGCGTAAGCGGTAAAGATATAAGTAAATTCAGAGCTGAAATAAACAGCTTAACATGCCCTAAATGCAATGCACAGATGAGCATAGTAGAGGAGAAAAATATAATAGATGAGATAGGGGAACTAGCTGATTTAACTAGCGCGCGGGTTGAAATAATTTCAACAGACACAGAGGAGGGGGCTCAACTTCTAAACTTCGGTGGAATAGCCGCCATCCTCCGGTATAAATCTAACTAG
- a CDS encoding valine--tRNA ligase yields MFNPKIIDKRWSPELEEKIIEKWIREKTYLFDKNTHNKIFSIDTPPPYASGKWHLGGAIHYSQIDMIARVKRMLGFEVLFPLGIDRNGLPIEVQTEKEYNIRMRATPREKFIELCRSLLDKYEREIINIAKRLGLSSNSFIDNSIYRTDSPEYRRITQATFIELWSKGLIYTDTRANNWCPVCGTTLADAEIEYTEMDTNLNHIIFKVKETGESIVIATTRPELLPACAVVMVNPDDTRYTHLPGKTAVTPLFNIEVPIIAHPAAQIEFGTGIVMTCSYGDYTDVRLFRELNLTPINVINPDGTLNEKAGPYQKLTVQEARERIVEDLKKHGLIIKVERIKHRTPICWRSKNPIEFIQMPEYYLKQSEYREQLLEVAEKIKWYPPHYKQILIDWLNSISMDWPISRRRYYGTEIPIWYCNNCGEPYIPPPGEYYQPWCQPPPVKKCPRCGSEKGFKGEERTFDTWFDSGISQLQILYYLRDSEFFKKAFPCSIRPQGKDIIRTWLYYSLLRTYQLLSKPAFESVWISGMVLDEHGRAMHKSLGNIVWVEPLLKKYGADALRLFGCLEASLGSDIRFSEERLSGAYKFLTKLWNIARFISTFPYINNIDNLEAADKWILLKLNELIKTAITGYEKLDFQPAATSIRSFTWDLFASHYLELVKSRCYNRDSTFTKQQQQAAWYTIHRCLNTILKLLAPICPFITEQIYTQIYAPTESIHHQKLPTPDPKISEQIKEDKTELITQFNKAIWAFKNKYNIPLNAPIANVYAPKEISEYSEDLKKMHSIQNLQYGKPASEETFTPLENTPEEKHVKTYIKINANNITQEKIYIENNF; encoded by the coding sequence ATGTTTAATCCTAAAATCATAGATAAACGTTGGTCTCCGGAACTCGAAGAAAAAATAATAGAAAAATGGATCCGTGAAAAAACATACTTATTCGATAAAAACACGCATAATAAAATTTTTTCCATAGATACACCTCCCCCCTACGCCTCAGGTAAATGGCATCTAGGAGGAGCCATACACTACTCTCAAATCGATATGATCGCTAGAGTGAAGAGAATGCTCGGATTCGAAGTTCTCTTCCCCCTCGGAATCGACCGCAACGGGTTACCGATTGAGGTTCAAACAGAGAAAGAATACAATATTAGAATGAGAGCCACCCCTCGCGAAAAATTCATAGAGTTATGCCGTAGCTTATTAGATAAATATGAACGTGAAATCATAAACATCGCTAAAAGACTAGGTTTAAGCTCCAATTCATTTATAGATAACTCGATATATAGAACGGACAGCCCTGAGTATAGGCGTATAACTCAAGCTACATTCATAGAATTATGGAGTAAAGGCCTCATATACACTGACACAAGAGCTAATAACTGGTGCCCTGTATGCGGCACCACGCTAGCAGACGCGGAGATCGAATACACTGAAATGGATACAAATCTAAACCATATAATTTTCAAAGTTAAAGAAACAGGGGAGAGCATTGTAATCGCCACAACCAGACCAGAGCTACTGCCAGCATGCGCGGTGGTTATGGTGAATCCCGATGACACCAGATACACTCATCTACCCGGGAAAACCGCTGTAACCCCCCTCTTCAATATAGAAGTCCCTATAATAGCTCACCCCGCCGCTCAAATAGAGTTCGGAACCGGGATAGTGATGACATGCTCCTACGGAGATTACACGGACGTCCGGCTTTTCAGAGAACTAAACCTCACACCCATAAACGTGATAAACCCGGATGGAACATTAAACGAGAAAGCTGGGCCTTACCAAAAGTTAACAGTACAAGAAGCCCGTGAAAGAATAGTAGAAGACTTAAAAAAACATGGTTTAATAATCAAAGTGGAGAGAATAAAGCATCGAACCCCCATATGCTGGCGGTCTAAAAACCCGATAGAATTCATTCAAATGCCTGAATACTATTTAAAGCAAAGCGAGTATAGAGAGCAGCTTTTAGAAGTAGCTGAAAAAATTAAATGGTATCCCCCACACTACAAGCAGATATTAATAGACTGGTTAAACTCTATCTCAATGGATTGGCCTATAAGCCGGAGAAGATATTATGGAACTGAAATCCCGATATGGTATTGCAACAACTGCGGCGAACCCTACATTCCACCCCCAGGAGAATACTATCAACCTTGGTGTCAGCCACCACCAGTTAAAAAGTGCCCCCGTTGCGGAAGTGAAAAAGGCTTCAAAGGAGAGGAGCGAACATTCGACACATGGTTCGACTCAGGCATCAGCCAGCTTCAAATACTATACTATCTAAGAGATAGTGAATTCTTTAAAAAAGCATTCCCATGCTCCATAAGACCTCAAGGCAAAGACATCATACGAACCTGGCTATACTACAGCCTCCTCAGAACATACCAGCTACTAAGCAAACCCGCCTTCGAAAGCGTCTGGATCTCAGGCATGGTTTTAGACGAACACGGAAGAGCCATGCATAAATCCCTAGGAAACATAGTATGGGTTGAACCCCTCCTGAAAAAATACGGCGCCGACGCTTTAAGACTATTCGGTTGCCTGGAAGCAAGCCTCGGAAGCGACATAAGATTCTCAGAGGAAAGACTAAGCGGCGCCTACAAATTCCTGACAAAACTCTGGAACATCGCAAGATTCATATCAACATTCCCATACATTAATAATATAGATAACTTAGAGGCCGCTGATAAATGGATACTCCTCAAACTCAACGAGCTAATTAAAACAGCTATAACAGGATACGAAAAACTAGACTTTCAACCAGCAGCCACAAGCATTAGAAGCTTCACATGGGATCTATTCGCATCACACTACCTGGAACTAGTTAAATCCAGATGCTACAACCGAGACAGTACATTCACAAAGCAACAACAGCAAGCCGCATGGTACACAATCCACCGCTGCCTAAACACGATACTAAAACTTCTAGCCCCAATATGCCCCTTCATCACAGAGCAAATATACACACAAATATACGCTCCAACAGAGAGCATACACCACCAAAAACTACCAACCCCAGACCCTAAAATAAGCGAGCAAATAAAAGAAGATAAAACCGAGCTAATAACACAGTTCAATAAAGCAATATGGGCTTTCAAAAACAAATACAACATCCCCTTAAACGCCCCCATCGCAAACGTTTACGCACCCAAAGAAATATCCGAATACAGCGAAGACCTTAAAAAAATGCACAGCATCCAAAACCTACAATACGGAAAACCAGCAAGCGAAGAAACCTTCACCCCACTAGAAAACACACCCGAAGAAAAACACGTAAAAACCTACATTAAAATAAACGCAAACAACATAACACAAGAAAAAATATACATAGAAAACAACTTCTAA
- a CDS encoding GNAT family N-acetyltransferase gives MNNVKIEELKREEFTEALEVLNEAAKPYKKVLPPEAYKEPQMSVEEFSSEAERIKFLTAKLDGEIVGVMGYEYVGDVALVRHGYVKPSHQRMGIGSILLENIEKKIRKEGKVKEMLVGMYRRAYWAVSFWSKHGFMLLDNSEEALRKYYNIPEVQIKNSIAMCKEI, from the coding sequence ATGAATAATGTTAAAATTGAGGAGCTTAAAAGAGAGGAGTTTACTGAAGCGCTTGAGGTATTAAATGAGGCGGCGAAACCTTATAAAAAGGTTTTACCGCCCGAAGCTTATAAAGAGCCGCAAATGAGTGTGGAAGAGTTTTCTTCAGAAGCTGAAAGAATAAAATTTCTAACAGCTAAATTAGATGGTGAGATTGTCGGAGTCATGGGATACGAATATGTAGGTGATGTAGCTTTAGTTAGACACGGATACGTGAAACCATCTCATCAAAGGATGGGCATCGGTAGCATTTTACTTGAGAATATTGAGAAGAAGATAAGAAAAGAGGGAAAGGTGAAAGAGATGCTTGTTGGAATGTATAGAAGAGCATATTGGGCGGTATCGTTCTGGAGTAAACATGGATTTATGCTTCTGGATAACTCGGAGGAAGCATTAAGGAAATACTATAATATCCCAGAGGTGCAAATAAAAAATTCGATAGCGATGTGTAAAGAAATATAG
- a CDS encoding type II toxin-antitoxin system HicB family antitoxin, with product MVQEVLLHRASTAASPLNIGFTESEVETNSRDCYQVILKRGFDGWIIAKCIDVRGAVSQGKNVQEALSNIIEAISVILEDTYGEVREFSILVREET from the coding sequence ATGGTTCAAGAAGTGCTGCTGCACCGTGCTTCAACGGCGGCAAGCCCTTTAAATATAGGTTTCACTGAGTCTGAGGTAGAAACCAACTCTCGTGATTGCTATCAGGTAATTTTAAAGAGAGGTTTTGATGGCTGGATCATTGCAAAATGTATCGATGTGAGAGGTGCAGTTTCACAGGGTAAGAACGTACAAGAAGCTCTTAGCAATATCATTGAAGCTATATCTGTTATATTAGAGGATACATACGGTGAAGTTAGAGAATTTTCAATCCTTGTACGGGAAGAAACATGA
- a CDS encoding pyrimidine dimer DNA glycosylase/endonuclease V: MRLWSIHPKYLDCKGLLAVWREGLLAKQVLEGKTKGYCNHPQLSRFKQYEKPLDLIDAYLFQIYLEAERRNYSFNPTKIRAHKLQEAITVTRGQLEYEFTHLLKKLETRDKKKLEELKNLNTKTIEANPIFKIVDGEIEKWEKTRIN, translated from the coding sequence TTGAGACTGTGGTCGATTCACCCCAAGTACCTTGACTGCAAAGGTTTACTCGCTGTCTGGAGAGAAGGACTTCTCGCCAAGCAAGTACTCGAGGGAAAAACAAAAGGCTACTGCAATCACCCTCAACTTTCAAGATTTAAACAATATGAAAAACCACTCGATTTAATAGACGCATACCTGTTCCAAATATACCTTGAAGCGGAAAGAAGAAACTACTCTTTTAACCCCACCAAAATAAGAGCTCACAAACTCCAAGAAGCCATAACAGTAACCCGCGGACAATTAGAATACGAATTCACACACCTACTGAAAAAACTTGAAACACGAGACAAGAAAAAACTCGAAGAATTAAAAAACCTAAACACTAAAACAATCGAAGCGAACCCTATTTTCAAAATAGTTGACGGCGAAATAGAAAAATGGGAAAAAACAAGGATTAACTGA
- a CDS encoding N-6 DNA methylase, producing MVLSQRGRHFSFKEKVLGQYFTPSVVSDFIVSFASLHLKNRVSACDPACGDGVFLNSMVKYGFKEVVGIDLDGECVRKVSGVIKEGVDLYVGDALRRDAGLGDGFSQVKENYFDLVAGNPPFSAKYGRVSDQRVLSCYGLGVGRRSQAVEVLFLERFIQLARVGGVVGIILPDGVLLNLNYRGVREFILNNCRVLAVISLPRSIFNSRSRTVSKTSILFLLKGGGFSGDVFTAIVESLDELPAVLEAYRLGRLTGFCHRVSITADSFHPRSYLVNAELNFNFPSVKLGSVVDEVFCGSTVYGVRRMFTDSGLRFISAKTVTRLGLDFTKDERCYIEAGGSMDKLKAHVRVGDVLFVRVGVGCIGRAAVVVDERDLGVVDDWIYVIRSSGVVSPYYLTVFLQSKYGRIQLEQAMRGVGTVTIPLRLLKEFVIPIPDIGFQDSFRVDYLRMVDYRRSGDYASSERIFSGMLNRLEEYFKNCV from the coding sequence ATGGTGTTATCTCAGCGTGGTAGGCATTTCAGTTTTAAAGAGAAGGTTTTAGGGCAGTATTTCACGCCGAGTGTTGTTTCAGATTTCATTGTTTCTTTCGCTTCGCTTCATTTAAAGAATAGGGTTTCAGCTTGTGACCCTGCTTGCGGGGATGGTGTTTTCTTGAATTCTATGGTTAAATATGGGTTTAAAGAGGTTGTTGGAATAGATTTAGACGGGGAGTGTGTGAGAAAGGTTTCCGGTGTTATTAAGGAGGGTGTGGATTTATATGTGGGTGACGCTCTTCGAAGGGATGCTGGTTTAGGTGATGGTTTTAGTCAGGTTAAAGAAAACTATTTTGATTTAGTGGCGGGGAACCCGCCTTTCAGCGCTAAGTATGGGAGGGTTTCTGATCAACGGGTTTTATCATGTTACGGGCTTGGTGTAGGCCGCCGCTCGCAGGCTGTTGAGGTTTTATTTCTAGAGCGTTTTATTCAATTAGCTAGGGTTGGAGGGGTTGTAGGTATTATTCTACCTGATGGGGTTCTTCTTAACTTAAATTATAGAGGTGTTAGGGAGTTTATTTTAAATAATTGCAGAGTTTTAGCTGTGATCTCTCTTCCAAGATCGATTTTTAATAGTAGAAGTAGAACTGTGTCTAAAACGTCTATTCTTTTTTTGTTGAAGGGTGGGGGGTTTAGTGGTGATGTTTTCACTGCTATAGTGGAAAGTTTAGATGAGCTGCCTGCTGTTCTCGAAGCTTATAGGCTTGGTAGGCTTACAGGATTTTGCCACAGGGTTTCTATTACAGCCGACTCTTTTCACCCTAGGAGTTATCTTGTAAACGCTGAATTGAATTTTAACTTTCCATCGGTGAAACTTGGAAGTGTTGTGGATGAAGTTTTCTGCGGTTCAACTGTTTACGGTGTGAGGAGAATGTTTACTGATAGTGGTTTGCGTTTTATATCCGCGAAGACTGTAACCAGGCTTGGTTTAGATTTCACTAAAGATGAGCGGTGTTATATTGAAGCCGGCGGGTCTATGGATAAGCTTAAAGCTCATGTTAGAGTGGGGGATGTTTTATTCGTAAGGGTTGGTGTTGGTTGTATAGGTAGAGCGGCTGTAGTTGTAGATGAACGCGATTTGGGTGTAGTAGACGACTGGATATATGTTATACGCTCCAGTGGAGTTGTTTCCCCTTATTATTTAACGGTTTTTTTGCAATCGAAGTATGGTAGAATACAGTTAGAGCAGGCTATGCGCGGGGTTGGCACGGTTACTATTCCGCTGCGTTTGCTTAAAGAATTCGTTATTCCAATTCCAGATATTGGTTTCCAAGATTCTTTTAGAGTGGATTACTTGAGGATGGTGGATTATAGAAGGAGTGGGGACTACGCTTCGTCTGAAAGAATATTCTCAGGTATGTTGAATAGACTGGAGGAATATTTTAAAAACTGTGTTTAA
- a CDS encoding molybdenum cofactor biosynthesis protein MoaA produces MEDYPRFLTEGAKPFNPLELAEKTERIVTRLSGGGLKRKYTSFYTASVYGGIATGCAVGCCLRCFYCWSNWSRDFPEKYGVFYSPRQVALNLFKAARDCKQFRGVEKLRLSCCEPTIGFKHLIGVLTYIMDSDYPLFILESNGVILGSSRVYAKQLAEFKGKLYVRISFKAATPEGFTQRTGAIGSFYLLPFKALKYLLDEGVYVRAAAMTDERIMSRGERNLLIQMLDLIDPAANYAETLEEETLHPYNMSVNRMRAFKDRLFADKLVKKILRGG; encoded by the coding sequence ATGGAGGATTACCCGCGGTTTTTAACCGAGGGCGCTAAACCCTTTAACCCGTTGGAGTTAGCTGAGAAAACTGAGAGAATTGTAACGCGGCTTAGCGGGGGTGGCTTAAAGCGGAAATACACGAGTTTTTACACAGCTTCAGTTTACGGCGGTATCGCTACAGGTTGCGCTGTCGGCTGTTGTCTGCGTTGTTTTTATTGTTGGTCTAACTGGTCTAGGGATTTCCCGGAGAAATACGGTGTCTTCTATTCTCCGCGTCAAGTAGCTTTAAATCTTTTTAAAGCTGCACGTGATTGTAAACAGTTCCGCGGGGTTGAGAAACTTAGATTATCCTGCTGTGAGCCTACTATCGGATTCAAGCATTTAATTGGTGTTTTAACCTATATAATGGATTCTGATTACCCTCTTTTCATATTGGAGTCTAATGGTGTGATTTTGGGGAGTAGCAGGGTTTACGCTAAACAGCTTGCAGAGTTTAAGGGGAAATTATATGTCCGGATTTCTTTTAAAGCAGCTACACCGGAGGGTTTCACTCAAAGAACCGGCGCGATCGGCTCTTTCTATTTGCTTCCTTTTAAAGCTTTAAAATATCTTTTAGATGAAGGTGTTTATGTGCGCGCTGCGGCTATGACGGATGAACGCATCATGTCTAGGGGTGAGAGAAATCTTCTCATTCAAATGCTTGATTTAATCGATCCTGCTGCAAACTACGCTGAGACATTAGAGGAGGAGACTCTCCATCCTTATAACATGTCTGTTAATAGGATGAGGGCTTTTAAAGACAGGTTGTTCGCGGATAAACTTGTTAAAAAAATTCTTAGAGGGGGTTAA